The region TGCTGCTGCCACCGCCGCCGCCGGTGTATGTCCACTGCGCGTAAATCGCGGTGTCGCCGTCGAACACATAGCTCGTTGTGACCTTCGTCCCGCCGGTCGCCGCCGTGAACCAGCCGTCAAACCGATAGCCGCTCCTTGTGAGTTCCGGCAGGGCGGCCAGCTTGCCGTCCGTTCCCGTTGTCGAACTCGTCGAGGCCGCGCCGTTGTTCGGGTCAAGTGTTATGATATACGTGGGCGCCGGCGCGACAATATTCGCCGTTCCGACAGCGTCCTCCCTGACTTGCGCGTAGAGCCACTCCCACGTGACCGCGTTGGTATAGGCGGCCATCCAGGACCAGTGCATCGTCTGCAAAACAGTGCCAGGGATAAACAGGGTGATCAAGGTGTCCGATCCGCTGGCGCCGGCCCGGTCGAGCTGCACCCTGGCCTCGGCTTCCGCTTTTCGGCCGCGCAGCATACCGTTCCACATCAGCTCGCCGTCTGTTCCCCAACTGATGTCAATGTTGTATCCCTCGCCGTCGTTGTATGCCCCGCCGTTCATCAGGAGGCCGATATCGCGCCAACGTTCGCCTTTTAGGCGGGCCTCAGGATCTCCTGACACAGGACTGCCGGAACCGTCCGTCAAACCGGCAAAGTTCCAACCGGGCAGCTCGTTTAGCAGCCGTTCGAACGTATCTTCGGCGTTCTTGGCTCTGTCCGCGTATTCGCCGGCGCCGCCGGCGAATGCGTGATAGGGGTCGTAGGCGGTGCTGATATAACCGGCGAAGACGCCGGGGTTTGCCAGGATGGTGTTCCACATGGGCGTAGAACCGGCCGCCAGACTGATGGCATAGATCCTGCCGATGTCAATGTTGAGATTTTCCGCCAGCTCCTTGACGATGTACATGTAATTGCCGTTCCAACCCGGTCCGGGCGTCAGCACAAACGCTTTTTGCAAGGCCTGGGCCTTTTCGCTGCCCCAGATGACCGCGTCGGGATGGGTAAACAGCGAGCCCATCTGCCGGCTGGCGTCCGCGTCGCCAAGAACGTCGTCCACATAGGCGGTGTCGCCGGAAGGGAAGTGTACGACGAGAGGGATGTTCTTCGCGTCTTCGTCATACGTTTCGTACCCTTCGGGGATATACAGATGGAATTTTGTTGTGGTCTTGTCCGCCGGATTGGTGTACTTGAACGATCTAAAATCGTCAATGGTCCCTCGCACCTCGGTTGACCAGACGTCCATCTGCGCGATGTTGGGCAGCCACTCTCCACCGGCCTCCGTCTCCAACAGCGTCCCGCGGATCGGGCCGACGGCGGTGGTGACGCCTGTGGGTTCGATCACGTTCCCATTCACCGTCATGACCGGGAATGCCTGATAGACATAATAGGGATTGATCCGAGGTCTGATGCGCAGGCTGGTGTCGAAACAGACCTGATCGCGGTAAGAGGTGAAGTCCCAGCTGTTTAGCCCTAAGTTGATGAACACATATTTGCCCTGCGACTGGTACTCGTCCTTTTTGCCGCTGTTGTTCACATACAGGTTCACGATATCGCGGTCGGTGGCCAGTTGATAGCTCTGCTTGTCGGCGTGTTCGACAGAATACTCAATCGCGTCGCAGAGGATTTCTTCGGCGTACTCAATGCGGATGGCCGTGACGGTCTCGCCCCAGTCAAGCACTTCGGTGACCAACCTGGCTTCCTTGATGGCGTTTGTCCCCGCCAGTCTCGGCGCGTCGTCCGGGATCACTCTCGGGGTCCTGGGGCTCATCCCATCATAGGAAACAACGCCGCCGCCTGTTTCCTCATTGAGATTCACATCGTAGTCCACGTCGTCGAGGACAGTTCTGTCGAATCCTTCGTGCTCACCTTTTACCTGAGAAAACGCCCAGTCTTGCACGACGCGGTTGCGGTTCGCGGCGTTCCAGACCCAGTGCGAGGTCTGCGGAAGGGTGCCCGGCATCACGGAGGAGTAAATCACATTCACGCCGAGCGCCTTGGCCTCATCCCACTGCGCTTTGGCCATCTTTTCCGTCGCGTCTCCCTTCAGCGCCGGGTTCGACGTGGGATTTTGGTTGACAAGGCC is a window of Oscillospiraceae bacterium DNA encoding:
- a CDS encoding InlB B-repeat-containing protein — translated: MRNFQKALALVLVLVLVMGTAPVVLADDPEPFRLVEARVVTEVLDWGESVTAIRIEYNDEISCRAIEYSLEHANRMTYKMVSNRDIVNLYVNNSGRKDDVQLKGKYVFINLGVESEDVTTYRDQIVFRGNRLQAGALTLHATQSLPITSVSGKVCAPNTFSTTASEMNAEKNRVHPALTAEVLGPNVIEVRTASTEVRTVLDDFRTFIYRDPATPENYLKFHLYIPPEYDMAKADSEGDPLPLVVHYPNAGDSSLEDDMHITKGALARDEDDLPEWPATGSTISGLKRHMGALMAHPEAVYWADAEAQAAHPSFVLSIAGPTTGGYPGSGAFSLFGPGGANWDQWYQLSPMQQDYIKVMHWIMDTFNVDTSSVVGMNLMDGATSLYATLIPHWDAVANEEEGFPEVDIFSALVINGMDGYNTFANNTSLPGPLSKPYDGTPTTFMNIPNLNFEQWLRYADGQITKIFDMAPMWLIGGHTDRTGPVYGDQTYVGQDYGTGFGGFFSGEAVGRIKGERMFDFAHRLNAAAGETVVVVNDWNTMWNGLVNQNPTSNPALKGDATEKMAKAQWDEAKALGVNVIYSSVMPGTLPQTSHWVWNAANRNRVVQDWAFSQVKGEHEGFDRTVLDDVDYDVNLNEETGGGVVSYDGMSPRTPRVIPDDAPRLAGTNAIKEARLVTEVLDWGETVTAIRIEYAEEILCDAIEYSVEHADKQSYQLATDRDIVNLYVNNSGKKDEYQSQGKYVFINLGLNSWDFTSYRDQVCFDTSLRIRPRINPYYVYQAFPVMTVNGNVIEPTGVTTAVGPIRGTLLETEAGGEWLPNIAQMDVWSTEVRGTIDDFRSFKYTNPADKTTTKFHLYIPEGYETYDEDAKNIPLVVHFPSGDTAYVDDVLGDADASRQMGSLFTHPDAVIWGSEKAQALQKAFVLTPGPGWNGNYMYIVKELAENLNIDIGRIYAISLAAGSTPMWNTILANPGVFAGYISTAYDPYHAFAGGAGEYADRAKNAEDTFERLLNELPGWNFAGLTDGSGSPVSGDPEARLKGERWRDIGLLMNGGAYNDGEGYNIDISWGTDGELMWNGMLRGRKAEAEARVQLDRAGASGSDTLITLFIPGTVLQTMHWSWMAAYTNAVTWEWLYAQVREDAVGTANIVAPAPTYIITLDPNNGAASTSSTTGTDGKLAALPELTRSGYRFDGWFTAATGGTKVTTSYVFDGDTAIYAQWTYTGGGGGSSSSAPASFTVTFNSQGGSAVATQTVTSGRAATKPADPTR